In Ipomoea triloba cultivar NCNSP0323 chromosome 7, ASM357664v1, a single genomic region encodes these proteins:
- the LOC116024187 gene encoding zinc finger BED domain-containing protein RICESLEEPER 2-like, translated as MTSGSFRKKISFVPVSSHRGEFIAKALESCLLEWEIRNVFTVIVDNVSSNDTALGFFKNKLLSWGSSSVRVQYMHMRCIAHILNLVVQDGLRLADVYVKRVRDVVRWVRNSPARLKKFRDLADLIGVEAKSALQLDVPTRSLFSADLCDSVPSYLDWCSMESLVKLLKKFYEMTVRISGSLYVTSNTFFSEISDLSFLLEDMVTGDSGTEKVICLLQAMGTQMKQKFEKYWGGSRKNELCHFFANILDPRDKEDSTQAEPSTQFEATNPTIGKPQSRWWKVNSERFSILSKVARDVLAVPISIVASESAFCISGRVLDAFRSSLIPKIVKVVLRAQDCLRLPNQPILVDENLDEVERLEKEFSTGVASNIPLMLHTIPVIYDHAFTLGYAFRAPAVRPVGA; from the exons ATGACCAGTGGAAGCTTCagaaaaaaaatttcctttGTCCCTGTTTCTTCTCATAGGGGGGAGTTTATTGCAAAAGCCTTAGAGAGTTGTCTATTAGAGTGGGAGATTAGAAATGTGTTCACTGTTATAGTGGACAATGTTTCTTCTAATGATACAGCTTTGGGATTTTTTAAGAACAAGCTGTTATCTTGGGGTTCTTCTTCTGTTAGGGTGCAGTACATGCACATGAGGTGCATAGCCCATATCTTAAACTTAGTGGTACAAGATGGTTTGAGGCTTGCAGATGTGTATGTGAAAAGGGTTAGGGATGTAGTTAGATGGGTTAGGAACTCACCTGCTAGGCTGAAAAAGTTTAGAGATCTTGCTGATCTCATTGGGGTGGAAGCTAAATCTGCTTTACAGCTAGATGTCCCTACAAG ATCCTTATTTTCTGCTGATTTGTGTGATTCTGTTCCCTCTTATTTGGATTGGTGTTCTATGGAGAGCTTAGTGAAGCTCCTCAAAAAATTTTACGAGATGACAGTGAGAATATCTGGTTCTCTTTATGTCACATCTAACACATTCTTCTCTGAGATCTCTGATCTTAGTTTCCTGCTGGAAGATATGGTTACAGGTGATTCTGGGACTGAAAAGGTCATCTGTTTACTACAA GCAATGGGGACACAAATGAAGCAGAAGTTTGAGAAATACTGGGGGGGATCTAGAAAAAATGAactttgtcatttttttgctAATATTCTGGACCCTAGGGATAAGGAGGA TTCTACCCAGGCAGAACCATCTACCCAGTTTGAGGCTACAAATCCTACTATTGGTAAGCCTCAATCAAG GTGGTGGAAGGTAAATAGTGAGAGATTCTCTATTCTCTCCAAAGTGGCTAGAGATGTGCTTGCAGTTCCTATTTCCATAGTAGCCTCTGAAAGTGCATTTTGTATAAGTGGAAGGGTGCTTGATGCATTTAGGAGTTCCTTAATTCCAAAAATAGTGAAAGTCGTACTTCGTGCACAAGATTGCTTGAGGTTACCAAATCAGCCAATCTTAGTAGATGAGAACTTAGATGAAGTGGAAAGATTAGAGAAAG AGTTTTCAACTGGAGTTGCATCTAATATACCATTAATGTTGCATACAATCCCTGTAAT CTATGATCATGCTTTCACCCTTGGCTATGCGTTTCGCGCACCAGCTGTGCGCCCAGTTGGCGCGTAA